Proteins encoded by one window of Methanobacterium sp. CWC-01:
- a CDS encoding class I SAM-dependent methyltransferase, with translation MLKNARERLKSYNMHFILRTFQELLKNDEVLYDDFDLVVSSLAIHHLHLEEKRSLFEYIHNHLQTGGYFLNVDTVKAPTKELESWYRIFWSEWIRENQEKLNITERFDHIPEEYKNNPDNHPDTLKKQLDALKSVGFRQVDCYYKYGIFAMFGGRR, from the coding sequence ATGCTTAAAAATGCCCGGGAACGTTTAAAATCCTATAATATGCACTTCATTCTTAGAACCTTCCAGGAACTGTTAAAAAATGACGAGGTCCTGTATGATGACTTTGACCTGGTAGTTTCCTCCCTGGCCATCCACCACCTGCACCTGGAAGAAAAAAGATCCCTGTTTGAATACATACATAACCACCTCCAAACTGGGGGATATTTTTTAAACGTAGATACGGTGAAGGCCCCCACCAAAGAACTGGAAAGCTGGTACCGCATATTCTGGAGTGAATGGATACGGGAGAACCAGGAAAAACTGAATATTACCGAAAGATTTGACCATATCCCGGAAGAGTACAAAAATAATCCCGACAACCATCCAGATACCCTTAAAAAACAGTTAGATGCCTTAAAATCGGTGGGATTCCGGCAGGTGGACTGTTACTACAAGTATGGGATCTTTGCCATGTTCGGTGGGAGAAGATAA
- a CDS encoding methyltransferase — MSRAPSPRSRLLIMWIFIVVTGVFTISYSWDYGLVLPSSIYVNLTALLFLFIGIIIRIKSLIEIRNAFRINKLVTSGIYSKTRNPTYLGFIFIIIGISIASLAILSFSWVVVSIVTFYYVAKKERRIWKKILGKSSYNIKNRSPYSSLKPSK; from the coding sequence ATGAGTAGAGCACCTTCTCCCAGAAGCAGATTGTTAATAATGTGGATTTTCATAGTAGTTACCGGCGTATTTACCATCTCTTACAGCTGGGATTATGGCCTCGTTTTACCTTCTTCAATTTATGTAAATTTAACAGCCCTACTATTTCTTTTTATCGGTATTATCATTAGAATAAAGTCATTAATAGAAATTCGCAACGCCTTCAGAATAAATAAACTAGTCACCTCCGGAATATACTCTAAAACCAGAAATCCCACCTACTTAGGATTCATATTCATTATTATAGGGATATCCATAGCATCCCTTGCCATATTATCTTTTAGCTGGGTTGTTGTAAGCATTGTTACTTTTTATTATGTGGCTAAGAAGGAGAGAAGGATCTGGAAGAAAATTTTGGGGAAGAGTTCTTACAATATAAAAAATCGGTCCCCTTATTCATCCCTAAAACCAAGTAAATAA
- a CDS encoding methyltransferase, whose protein sequence is MSEFEKSEWAEKEHAQEFLENADIYILERKRLFQILKSFYRHFLGEKNRTKVLDLGCGDGALTWELLKEDDQIQVTLVDVHQRCLKMPGNV, encoded by the coding sequence ATGAGTGAATTTGAGAAATCAGAATGGGCAGAGAAGGAACACGCCCAGGAATTCCTGGAAAATGCCGACATCTACATACTGGAGAGGAAAAGGTTATTCCAGATATTAAAATCCTTCTACCGGCACTTTTTAGGTGAAAAGAATAGAACCAAAGTTCTGGACTTAGGCTGTGGTGACGGAGCACTCACCTGGGAATTATTAAAAGAGGATGACCAGATCCAGGTCACATTAGTGGACGTTCATCAGAGATGCTTAAAAATGCCCGGGAACGTTTAA
- a CDS encoding M23 family metallopeptidase, which translates to MVMNSPGSKVPSHGTDYLAQTYAYDLLQVDWTRKPVRFYNKSTLYYILGKVHLRDCYCYGKPIYAPLSGTVVEAWDGYPERDPVNPWQDISLAFKNAWSFDPQKQSIQEVAGNYVIIQGDGIWAALVHMKQGSIKVKKGDEIKSGDLIGNIGHSGNSTAPHLHFQLMDGPDPTTAKGIPCCFTEYELYQHGQWIKVENGVPKNKDRIRF; encoded by the coding sequence ATGGTCATGAATAGTCCCGGCAGCAAAGTCCCCAGCCACGGCACGGATTATCTGGCACAAACCTATGCCTATGACCTCTTGCAGGTTGATTGGACTCGTAAACCCGTTAGATTCTATAATAAAAGTACTTTGTATTATATATTAGGTAAAGTACATTTAAGGGATTGTTACTGTTACGGGAAGCCTATCTATGCCCCCCTCTCCGGCACGGTGGTGGAAGCTTGGGATGGGTACCCGGAACGGGACCCAGTAAATCCATGGCAGGATATTTCACTCGCCTTTAAGAATGCCTGGTCCTTCGACCCCCAGAAACAGAGCATCCAGGAAGTGGCCGGCAACTACGTTATTATTCAGGGGGATGGGATCTGGGCGGCACTGGTTCACATGAAACAGGGTTCTATCAAAGTAAAGAAGGGAGATGAGATCAAATCAGGAGATTTAATTGGGAATATCGGACATTCCGGTAACTCCACCGCCCCTCACCTTCACTTTCAACTCATGGATGGACCGGACCCCACCACGGCTAAGGGCATCCCCTGCTGTTTTACAGAATATGAACTGTACCAGCACGGCCAGTGGATCAAGGTCGAAAACGGAGTACCCAAAAATAAGGACCGGATCCGCTTTTAA
- a CDS encoding DNA-directed DNA polymerase, which produces METKKLVLLDVDYVTRYGRPVIRLFGKIIEEDKSIIAWDPNFQPYLYLLSQDLGTCREELAPFDVQKIETRHLKDNDGKLKDFLKVTLNHPREILPLKKELEKLESVRTVREYDIPFPQRYLIDKDLYPLSEVEVQGKVLKNNETCLMELQEDPRPVESPSPGLNILSFKIETAQERPRVRTDPILLIGFSSNQGYQKVFSTTRSSSELVKTVANEKELLKKFVDTLKSLNPDIITGYNSDKYDFPYLQGRADLLGVSLNLGVDGSPLKFRTLPKKSAAIKGRAHIDLYRVTRRHLRLTEHTLQRVYRELYRKEKMDISLDQLRTYGGDEKLIRYCLEDTRAINHIGEKMLPLVIEMARLVGQSLFDVTRRGSGFQVEYLLMRKAYQYGYVVPNKFGTYLRDVVGGYVEEPVPGLHENIFYFDFRSLYPSIIIAKNISPDTLTQDENEDCHVAPEFGYRFRKEPLGLIPQVTAQILKDRIRIKAQIKRTTDPNQHQILDFRQRALKTFISAIYGLFNHSTYRWYSIEASEAITAWGRDFLKKTMEKAEKQGFRVVYADTDGFYATLEK; this is translated from the coding sequence GTGGAAACTAAAAAATTGGTACTGCTGGATGTGGACTACGTCACCCGATATGGACGGCCAGTTATACGTTTATTCGGGAAGATCATTGAGGAAGATAAGTCCATCATCGCCTGGGATCCGAACTTCCAGCCCTACCTTTACCTACTCTCCCAGGACCTGGGGACTTGTAGAGAGGAACTGGCTCCATTTGATGTTCAGAAAATAGAAACCCGACACCTGAAAGATAACGATGGGAAATTAAAAGACTTCCTGAAGGTAACCCTCAACCATCCCCGGGAGATACTCCCCTTAAAAAAGGAACTGGAGAAGTTGGAATCTGTCAGGACGGTACGGGAATATGATATCCCCTTCCCCCAGAGATACCTCATCGACAAAGACCTATACCCCTTATCGGAGGTAGAGGTGCAGGGGAAAGTATTGAAGAACAATGAAACCTGTCTAATGGAACTACAGGAAGATCCCCGGCCAGTTGAATCCCCTTCACCCGGGCTTAACATCCTGAGTTTTAAGATCGAAACCGCCCAGGAGAGACCCCGGGTGAGAACTGATCCCATCCTCTTAATTGGCTTTTCCAGTAACCAGGGCTACCAGAAAGTGTTCTCCACCACCCGGTCCTCATCGGAGTTGGTAAAGACCGTGGCCAATGAGAAGGAACTACTGAAAAAGTTTGTAGATACCCTTAAATCCCTGAATCCGGATATCATCACCGGTTACAACAGTGACAAGTACGACTTCCCCTACCTGCAGGGCCGGGCGGATCTCTTAGGCGTCTCCCTTAACCTGGGGGTGGATGGCTCCCCACTTAAGTTCAGGACCCTCCCTAAAAAATCGGCGGCCATCAAGGGACGGGCCCATATTGATCTTTACCGTGTGACGCGTCGTCACCTCCGTTTAACGGAACACACCCTCCAGCGTGTCTACCGGGAGCTTTATCGAAAGGAGAAGATGGACATCTCCCTGGATCAGCTACGCACCTATGGGGGTGATGAGAAACTCATAAGGTATTGCCTGGAAGACACCCGGGCCATCAATCACATCGGAGAGAAGATGCTGCCCCTGGTTATAGAAATGGCCCGGCTGGTGGGCCAGTCCCTGTTTGATGTGACCCGGCGGGGCAGCGGATTCCAGGTGGAGTACCTGTTAATGAGGAAGGCCTACCAGTACGGCTACGTGGTGCCCAACAAATTCGGAACCTACCTGCGGGATGTGGTGGGGGGCTACGTGGAAGAGCCAGTTCCCGGCTTGCATGAGAATATTTTCTACTTCGACTTCCGCAGCCTGTATCCCAGCATCATAATAGCCAAGAACATCTCCCCGGACACCTTAACCCAGGATGAAAATGAAGATTGCCATGTGGCACCGGAATTTGGATACCGATTCCGAAAGGAACCACTCGGATTAATCCCCCAAGTCACGGCCCAGATTCTAAAGGACCGGATACGGATCAAAGCCCAGATAAAAAGAACTACGGATCCTAACCAACACCAGATCCTGGATTTCAGACAAAGGGCACTTAAGACATTTATCAGCGCCATCTATGGACTGTTCAACCACAGCACCTACCGCTGGTACAGTATAGAGGCCTCGGAGGCCATCACCGCCTGGGGGCGAGATTTCTTGAAAAAGACCATGGAAAAGGCGGAAAAACAGGGCTTCAGAGTGGTGTATGCTGATACTGATGGATTCTACGCTACCTTAGAAAAATGA
- a CDS encoding flavodoxin family protein — protein MKMLVVFYSRTGNTRKVAEELEKVLECDMEEIIDTKNRSGSLGYLRSGRDAMNRKLTVLQDVINDPSSYDLIVIGTPLWAGHVSTPVRTYMHQNQASFKNVAFFCTAGGMGFEGTFKDMKELSGKTPLATLGLREKELKSASYKSKVAEFAQEIQMK, from the coding sequence ATGAAAATGTTAGTGGTTTTTTATTCAAGAACCGGAAATACGCGGAAGGTTGCTGAAGAACTTGAAAAGGTTCTCGAATGTGATATGGAAGAAATTATTGACACCAAAAACAGATCAGGTTCTTTAGGATACTTGAGATCTGGAAGAGATGCCATGAATAGGAAATTAACAGTTCTCCAGGATGTAATCAATGATCCTTCCAGCTATGATCTGATAGTTATAGGCACACCTCTCTGGGCCGGGCATGTATCCACTCCAGTCAGGACTTATATGCACCAGAACCAGGCCAGCTTCAAAAATGTTGCCTTCTTTTGCACGGCCGGTGGTATGGGATTTGAAGGAACATTCAAGGATATGAAAGAACTATCTGGAAAAACTCCACTGGCAACTCTAGGTTTGAGAGAAAAGGAACTTAAAAGTGCAAGTTACAAATCCAAGGTAGCTGAATTTGCTCAAGAAATCCAGATGAAGTAA
- a CDS encoding TMEM175 family protein: protein MSTRRIETLVDGIFAISMTLLVLTIGIPSISGYVSEATFQQQIATLAPKIGIYALSFWILSLFWRVNHRQFHYIKRVDRNLITINTIWLLFVALLPFSTSLIGDYGQYYTSNVIFNLNMLLIGLLYSLNWYYATEKGLVDENLDEKTIKFLRRSNLILPLLSILAIILSFFIYTWAEWAYVLTPIIIRIQRH, encoded by the coding sequence ATGTCCACCCGACGTATAGAAACCCTGGTAGATGGTATATTTGCCATATCCATGACCTTACTCGTTTTAACTATTGGAATCCCCTCTATCTCAGGTTACGTCTCTGAAGCTACCTTTCAACAACAAATAGCAACACTAGCCCCCAAGATTGGAATATATGCTTTGAGTTTCTGGATCTTATCCTTATTCTGGAGGGTGAATCATCGGCAGTTCCATTACATTAAACGGGTAGACCGGAATCTCATCACCATCAACACGATATGGCTCTTATTCGTAGCTTTATTACCCTTTTCAACATCGTTAATTGGAGATTATGGGCAATATTACACCTCGAATGTGATATTTAACCTGAACATGTTACTCATAGGGTTACTGTACTCCTTGAACTGGTATTACGCCACTGAAAAGGGACTGGTGGATGAGAATTTGGATGAAAAAACCATCAAATTTTTACGCCGATCAAATCTGATCCTACCCCTCTTATCAATATTGGCCATAATACTCTCCTTTTTCATCTATACCTGGGCGGAATGGGCATACGTTCTAACCCCCATTATAATCAGGATACAAAGGCATTAA